In one window of Thermus aquaticus DNA:
- the menC gene encoding o-succinylbenzoate synthase translates to MRIEAAELRILELPLKFRFETSFGVQTKRTILLLRLFGEGLEGLGEGVMERLPLYREETVAGARYLLEEVFLPRVLGQDLPNPEALAHALSPFRGNPMAKAVLEMAFYDLFAKALGRPLWQVLGGVRREVEVGVSLGIQPSLEATLKVVEKHLQEGYRRIKLKIKPGWDYEVLKAVREAFPEATLTADANSAYRLADFARLKRLDGLGLDYLEQPLGYEDLLDHAKLQRELSTPICLDESLTSAEKARKAIELGSGRVFNVKPARLGGHGESLRVHALAQSAGIPLWMGGMLEAGVGRAHNLHLATLPGFTKPGDVSSASRYWEEDIVEEALEAKEGLMPVPEGPGIGVHLKLSFVERITLWKGYWSGS, encoded by the coding sequence GTGCGAATAGAGGCCGCCGAGCTCAGGATCCTGGAGCTTCCCCTGAAGTTCCGCTTTGAGACCAGCTTCGGGGTGCAGACCAAAAGGACCATCCTCCTCCTGAGGCTCTTCGGGGAGGGCCTCGAGGGCCTGGGGGAAGGGGTGATGGAGAGGCTTCCCCTCTACCGGGAGGAGACGGTGGCGGGGGCCCGCTACCTCCTGGAGGAGGTCTTCCTCCCCCGGGTCCTGGGCCAGGACCTCCCCAACCCCGAGGCCCTCGCCCACGCCCTAAGCCCCTTCCGGGGCAACCCCATGGCCAAGGCGGTCTTAGAGATGGCCTTCTATGACCTCTTCGCCAAAGCCCTGGGAAGGCCTTTGTGGCAGGTTCTGGGCGGGGTGCGGCGGGAGGTGGAGGTGGGGGTGTCCTTGGGCATCCAGCCTTCCCTGGAGGCCACGCTCAAGGTGGTGGAAAAGCACCTCCAAGAGGGCTACCGCCGCATCAAGCTCAAGATCAAGCCCGGCTGGGACTACGAGGTCCTGAAGGCCGTGAGGGAGGCCTTTCCCGAGGCCACCCTCACCGCCGACGCCAACAGCGCCTACCGGCTGGCGGACTTCGCCCGGCTTAAGCGCCTGGACGGGCTGGGGCTGGACTACCTAGAGCAGCCCTTGGGCTACGAGGACCTCCTGGACCACGCCAAGCTCCAGCGGGAGCTTTCCACCCCCATCTGCCTGGACGAGAGCCTCACCTCGGCGGAGAAGGCCAGGAAGGCCATTGAGTTGGGCTCGGGCCGGGTCTTCAACGTTAAGCCCGCCAGGCTGGGCGGCCACGGGGAAAGCCTCAGGGTCCACGCCCTGGCCCAGAGCGCCGGCATCCCCCTCTGGATGGGGGGGATGCTGGAGGCCGGGGTGGGGCGGGCCCACAACCTCCACCTGGCCACCCTGCCCGGCTTCACCAAGCCGGGGGACGTGAGCTCAGCCAGCCGCTACTGGGAGGAGGACATCGTGGAGGAGGCCCTCGAGGCCAAAGAGGGCCTCATGCCCGTGCCGGAAGGCCCCGGCATCGGGGTCCACCTGAAGCTTTCCTTCGTGGAGAGGATCACCCTATGGAAGGGCTACTGGTCCGGGAGCTAA
- the serS gene encoding serine--tRNA ligase: MVDLKRLRQDPETFRKAIALKGVDLDLEALLALDREVQSLKARLQEVQTERNRIAKEVPKAPPEARPALVARGKALAEEAKALEEALREKETCLQELLLEVPLPPWPGAPVGPDDSANVEIKRVGTPREFPFPPLDHVSLLEKNGWWEPRVSKVSGSRTYALRGDLALYELALIRFAMDFMAKKGFTLLTLPSYAREAAFIGTGHFPAAKDQVWPIAGTDLYLTGTAEVVLNALHSGEILKKEELPKRYAGYAPAFRSEAGSAGKDVRGLMRVHQFHKVEQYVLTEATLEASDRAFQELLQNAEEIVSLLELPYRLLEVSTGDMGPGKWRQVDLEVWVPSEGRYRETHSCSALLDWQARRTGLRYRDEEGRVRHAYTLNNTALATPRILVMLLENHQLPDGRVRVPEALVPYMGKEVLEPCE, translated from the coding sequence ATGGTGGACCTCAAGCGCCTTCGCCAGGACCCGGAGACCTTCCGCAAGGCCATCGCCCTGAAGGGCGTGGACCTGGACCTCGAGGCCCTCCTGGCCCTGGACCGGGAGGTCCAAAGCCTCAAGGCCCGCCTCCAGGAGGTCCAGACCGAGAGAAACCGCATCGCCAAGGAGGTGCCCAAGGCCCCCCCGGAGGCCCGCCCCGCCCTGGTGGCCCGGGGGAAGGCCCTGGCCGAGGAGGCCAAAGCCCTGGAGGAGGCCCTGAGGGAGAAGGAGACCTGCCTCCAGGAGCTTCTTCTGGAGGTTCCTCTCCCCCCCTGGCCCGGGGCCCCCGTGGGCCCGGACGACAGCGCCAACGTGGAGATCAAGCGGGTGGGAACCCCCAGGGAGTTCCCCTTCCCGCCCTTAGACCACGTGAGCCTTCTGGAGAAAAACGGCTGGTGGGAGCCCAGGGTCAGCAAGGTATCGGGAAGCCGCACCTACGCCCTGAGGGGGGACCTGGCCCTCTACGAGCTCGCCCTCATCCGCTTCGCCATGGACTTCATGGCCAAGAAGGGCTTCACGCTCCTCACCCTCCCCTCCTACGCCCGGGAGGCGGCCTTCATCGGCACCGGCCACTTCCCCGCCGCCAAAGACCAGGTCTGGCCCATCGCCGGCACCGACCTCTACCTGACCGGCACGGCGGAGGTGGTCCTGAACGCCCTGCACTCCGGGGAGATTCTGAAGAAGGAGGAGCTTCCCAAGCGCTACGCTGGCTACGCCCCCGCCTTCCGCTCGGAGGCGGGAAGCGCCGGCAAGGACGTGCGGGGGCTCATGCGGGTCCACCAGTTCCACAAGGTGGAGCAGTACGTCCTTACCGAGGCCACCCTCGAGGCCTCGGACCGGGCCTTCCAGGAGCTTTTGCAAAACGCCGAGGAGATCGTGAGCCTCCTGGAGCTCCCCTACCGCCTCCTGGAGGTCTCCACCGGGGACATGGGGCCCGGGAAGTGGCGGCAGGTGGACCTGGAGGTCTGGGTGCCCTCGGAGGGGCGCTACCGGGAGACCCACTCCTGCTCGGCCCTCCTGGACTGGCAGGCCCGGCGGACAGGCCTCCGCTACCGGGACGAGGAAGGCCGGGTGCGCCACGCCTACACCCTGAACAACACCGCCCTGGCCACCCCCCGCATCCTGGTTATGCTCCTGGAAAACCACCAGCTCCCCGACGGCCGGGTCCGGGTGCCCGAGGCCCTGGTCCCCTACATGGGCAAGGAGGTGCTGGAGCCGTGCGAATAG
- the gatC gene encoding Asp-tRNA(Asn)/Glu-tRNA(Gln) amidotransferase subunit GatC produces MELSPELLKKLEGLARLRLSPEEEALLLEDLRRILEFVDALPKVQAEAEEEATGRLREDVETPPLPQALALSVAPDGEDGFFRVPPVLE; encoded by the coding sequence ATGGAGCTTTCCCCCGAGCTTCTTAAGAAGCTGGAGGGCCTGGCCAGGCTCAGGCTCTCCCCCGAAGAAGAGGCCCTGCTCCTCGAGGACCTGAGGCGCATTCTGGAGTTCGTGGACGCCTTGCCCAAGGTGCAGGCGGAGGCCGAGGAGGAGGCCACGGGCAGGCTTCGGGAGGACGTGGAAACCCCGCCCCTTCCCCAGGCCCTGGCCCTTTCCGTGGCCCCCGACGGGGAAGACGGCTTCTTCCGGGTACCCCCGGTCTTGGAGTGA
- a CDS encoding DUF554 domain-containing protein gives MELGLWDKLSGTLVNAATVALGTGLGLALRGRLPERMARIMVQGVGLTTLFIGLSMAQALGRAKGGVVDGVVLGLIALVLGGLVGEALGVEEALEGLGEKIKRAVRGGGSFTEGFVAASLLFCVGPMTLLGSIQNGLTGDASLLLLKATLDGMSAIALTSSFGIGVGFSVLVILLYQGGVALLAGTLAQVLPDPAQDPRVLLVTGVGGLMVLGVGANLLGLTKVRVASFLPALLLAPLVWALADWLS, from the coding sequence ATGGAGCTCGGCCTCTGGGATAAGCTTTCGGGCACCCTGGTCAACGCCGCCACCGTGGCCCTGGGCACGGGGCTGGGCCTCGCCCTCCGGGGGAGGCTTCCTGAGCGCATGGCCCGCATCATGGTCCAGGGTGTGGGGCTCACCACCCTCTTCATCGGCCTCTCCATGGCCCAAGCCCTGGGCCGGGCCAAGGGCGGGGTGGTGGACGGGGTGGTCCTGGGCCTCATCGCCCTGGTCCTAGGGGGGCTTGTGGGCGAGGCCCTAGGGGTGGAGGAGGCCCTCGAGGGCCTGGGGGAGAAGATCAAGCGGGCGGTGCGGGGCGGGGGAAGCTTCACCGAGGGCTTCGTGGCCGCAAGCCTCCTCTTCTGCGTGGGCCCCATGACCCTTCTGGGCTCCATCCAAAACGGCCTCACCGGGGACGCCAGCCTCCTCCTCCTCAAGGCCACCTTGGACGGGATGAGCGCCATCGCCCTCACCAGCTCCTTCGGCATCGGGGTGGGCTTCAGCGTCCTGGTCATCCTGCTCTACCAGGGCGGGGTGGCCCTCCTGGCGGGCACCCTGGCCCAGGTCCTGCCCGACCCCGCCCAGGACCCCCGGGTTCTCCTGGTGACCGGGGTGGGGGGGCTCATGGTCCTGGGCGTGGGCGCCAACCTCCTGGGCCTCACCAAGGTGCGGGTGGCCTCCTTCCTGCCCGCCCTCCTCCTCGCTCCCCTGGTCTGGGCCTTGGCCGACTGGCTCAGTTAA
- a CDS encoding polysaccharide deacetylase family protein, whose product MELALGLVLLLYGLSDILFRFLGLGAYARGNRREPKVALTFDDGPSETTEALLALLKAHGVKATFFLTGERAKKRPDLVEKIREAGHQIEDHGQIHQAWKLFLPWVEWRHMAENPGRYYRPPHGLHTPFTRPFARILGKRVALWDLESKDWLDLPPEALAERLLYYLRPGSVVLLHDGPERTLELLKLALPRMLELGYRPVTLDELSPIPLGPRLALIRGLQGFNERYDRTHGLKRVGLGPFDFLKVEAKPFPWPPFKGESALELHLDSERVVELTPFQALRQIREGMKELAAMIERGEIPRPKLLYGFSYQAEDLRVLGFQPWPYPLPSWATRVAALATMWQLWLYRGDLPNWRRPAASLRYMETEELLRRFPPSTPASPPPAPGGGETPPPSGPA is encoded by the coding sequence ATGGAACTAGCCCTTGGACTGGTACTCTTGCTCTATGGCCTTTCGGACATCCTCTTCCGCTTCCTGGGCCTTGGGGCCTACGCCCGGGGAAACCGTCGGGAGCCCAAGGTGGCCCTCACCTTTGACGATGGCCCCTCGGAAACCACGGAGGCCCTCCTGGCCCTCCTCAAGGCCCACGGGGTCAAGGCCACCTTCTTCCTGACCGGCGAAAGGGCGAAGAAGCGGCCGGACCTAGTGGAGAAGATAAGGGAGGCGGGCCACCAGATAGAGGACCACGGCCAGATCCACCAGGCCTGGAAGCTCTTTCTGCCCTGGGTGGAGTGGCGGCACATGGCCGAGAACCCGGGGCGCTACTACCGCCCCCCCCACGGCCTCCACACCCCCTTCACCCGCCCCTTCGCCCGGATTCTGGGCAAGCGGGTGGCCCTTTGGGACCTGGAGAGCAAGGACTGGCTGGACCTCCCCCCCGAGGCCCTGGCCGAGCGGCTCCTCTACTACCTGCGCCCGGGAAGCGTAGTCCTCCTCCACGATGGCCCGGAGAGGACCCTGGAGCTTCTAAAGCTGGCCCTCCCCAGGATGCTGGAGCTGGGCTACCGGCCGGTCACCCTAGACGAGCTCTCCCCTATACCCCTAGGGCCTCGTCTAGCCCTGATCAGGGGCCTTCAGGGGTTCAACGAGCGGTATGACCGGACGCACGGGCTAAAGAGGGTGGGCCTTGGCCCCTTTGACTTCCTCAAGGTGGAAGCCAAACCCTTTCCTTGGCCTCCATTCAAGGGAGAGTCCGCTTTGGAACTCCACCTTGACTCCGAACGGGTGGTGGAGCTCACCCCCTTCCAGGCCCTCAGGCAGATTCGGGAGGGGATGAAGGAGCTTGCGGCCATGATAGAAAGAGGCGAGATTCCTCGGCCCAAACTCCTTTACGGCTTCAGCTATCAGGCGGAGGACCTACGGGTTTTGGGTTTTCAGCCCTGGCCTTACCCTCTCCCCTCATGGGCTACCCGTGTGGCGGCCTTGGCCACCATGTGGCAACTCTGGCTCTACCGGGGTGATCTCCCCAACTGGCGTAGGCCCGCGGCTAGCCTCCGTTACATGGAAACCGAGGAGCTCCTACGGCGATTCCCACCGTCCACTCCCGCTTCCCCACCCCCGGCACCCGGTGGGGGCGAAACCCCACCTCCTTCAGGGCCCGCCTGA
- a CDS encoding MFS transporter, whose amino-acid sequence MFRYLPWAREGLFVLFRLILTVGLMEGVRSGYFAGLLPFYAPEKLHLGPTAFTLAYTLHQLAENLSKSLGGLLAERVGFGLTLSLAALVGFLALLLTPLAQGAWLLWGLGLLWGLFMSTLHPGLMTYASRIAVPGREARALSFTFTLVMPWVGIGLVGVGQVAARHPEAGLTVLLLAQGMALALALSLLRFRIPMPQRTGERYPLSRLLLFLPAAFGQTFAPALVSLFLLRFARESLGLEPLEVGGLLLLGGGLTFGLLPFTGRMVDKRGYRLSLILGLALLGGVMLRLAQGPSLAEVFLLAALGGLGFSLFMPGWNGFLARNLPQENRAAIWGSLMTVEGLGVALGPVVGGALWEAFGPHIPFLVGGFIFLGLSLFYFYALALRRFTWN is encoded by the coding sequence GTGTTTCGCTACCTGCCGTGGGCCCGGGAAGGCCTCTTCGTCCTCTTCCGCCTCATCCTGACGGTGGGGCTCATGGAGGGGGTGCGGAGCGGGTACTTCGCCGGGCTTCTGCCCTTCTACGCCCCGGAGAAGCTCCACCTGGGCCCCACCGCCTTCACCCTGGCCTACACCCTGCACCAGCTTGCGGAAAACCTTTCCAAGAGCCTGGGTGGGCTCCTGGCGGAGAGGGTGGGCTTCGGCCTCACCCTGAGCCTGGCTGCTTTGGTGGGCTTTCTGGCCCTCCTCCTCACCCCCCTGGCCCAGGGGGCCTGGCTCCTTTGGGGCCTGGGCCTCCTTTGGGGGCTCTTTATGTCCACCCTCCACCCCGGGCTCATGACCTACGCCAGCCGCATTGCCGTGCCGGGAAGGGAGGCCAGGGCCCTCTCCTTCACCTTCACCCTGGTCATGCCCTGGGTGGGCATAGGCCTGGTGGGCGTGGGGCAGGTGGCGGCCCGGCACCCGGAGGCGGGCCTCACCGTCCTCCTCCTGGCCCAGGGGATGGCCCTGGCCCTGGCCCTCTCCCTCCTCCGCTTCCGCATCCCCATGCCCCAGAGGACCGGGGAGCGCTACCCCCTAAGCCGCCTCCTCCTCTTTCTCCCCGCCGCCTTCGGCCAGACCTTCGCCCCCGCCTTGGTCTCCCTCTTTCTCCTCCGCTTCGCCCGGGAGAGCCTGGGCCTCGAGCCCCTGGAGGTGGGGGGGCTCCTCCTCCTGGGCGGCGGGCTCACCTTCGGCCTCCTCCCCTTCACCGGCAGAATGGTGGACAAGAGGGGCTACCGCCTAAGCCTCATCCTGGGCCTGGCCCTCTTGGGTGGAGTCATGCTCCGCCTGGCCCAGGGACCCTCTTTAGCCGAGGTCTTCCTCCTTGCGGCCCTGGGGGGCCTGGGGTTTAGCCTCTTCATGCCCGGCTGGAACGGCTTCCTGGCCAGAAACCTGCCCCAGGAGAACCGGGCCGCCATCTGGGGTAGCCTGATGACCGTGGAGGGGCTGGGCGTGGCCCTGGGCCCGGTGGTGGGGGGCGCCCTTTGGGAGGCCTTCGGCCCCCACATCCCCTTCTTGGTCGGGGGCTTCATCTTTCTCGGCCTAAGCCTTTTCTACTTCTATGCGCTGGCCCTAAGGAGGTTTACATGGAACTAG
- a CDS encoding glycosyltransferase family 2 protein → MKPRVSVVVPARNEEEFIGACLESILKQNPPPHEIIVVDNASTDRTGEIARSMGAKVIYQSKIGLHIARQTGLEAATGDVVAATDADCVVEPGWIAAIQDAFVDPEVVEVYGPIEFMDGPLLDRWLSRYGFPIFLRIMHLLGQPNASGGNHAVRRQIALEVGGYDVPYGEDLRLVLKLKERGKILYLPQARVKTSSRRLKKGRWSFYGLHLKNVLARLLGRPADYGEDYYADRNR, encoded by the coding sequence ATGAAGCCTAGGGTGAGCGTAGTAGTGCCCGCGCGAAACGAAGAAGAATTCATCGGAGCCTGCCTTGAGTCTATTTTGAAGCAGAATCCGCCTCCGCACGAGATTATCGTGGTAGATAACGCTTCTACGGATCGCACGGGGGAGATCGCGCGGAGTATGGGGGCTAAGGTGATCTATCAAAGCAAAATAGGCTTGCACATAGCCCGCCAAACAGGCTTAGAAGCAGCTACCGGCGATGTAGTAGCCGCAACAGATGCCGATTGCGTGGTGGAGCCGGGGTGGATAGCCGCTATACAGGATGCCTTTGTTGACCCTGAGGTAGTAGAGGTTTATGGGCCCATTGAGTTTATGGATGGGCCCCTCCTGGACCGTTGGCTTTCGCGCTATGGCTTCCCGATTTTTTTAAGAATTATGCACTTGCTGGGCCAACCCAACGCTTCTGGAGGTAACCACGCCGTACGTCGTCAGATTGCCTTAGAGGTGGGTGGATACGACGTTCCGTACGGAGAAGATTTGCGGTTGGTGCTCAAGCTAAAGGAACGAGGTAAGATTCTCTACCTTCCCCAGGCACGGGTTAAAACCTCCAGCCGACGGTTAAAGAAAGGGCGCTGGAGTTTTTACGGGCTGCATCTCAAGAACGTGCTAGCTCGTTTGTTGGGTAGACCCGCTGATTACGGGGAGGATTACTACGCTGACCGAAACCGCTAG
- a CDS encoding glycosyltransferase family 4 protein encodes MRLYRVGLFTDVYFPNPNGVTTSVYLLLRELRRMGHEAWVLAPAHPEAPENEEGVVRVPSVAYPFYEGQQIALPSARYLPTDFEIVHTHTPLTLGVWGLRLARNKGLPHVSTFHTHYEKYAHYVPGLAFLDRYTGIIPRLAKAFYNRVEVVITPTEPVKRLAESYGIERPIRVIPTGIDNRLLEEAPLPSPSPWPEGKRRLITVGRLGKEKSFDVVLEAVAEMAKEAEVFLVHIGEGPELPHLQALAHRLGIADRVRFLGPVPYRKIGGYYRLAELFVFASETETQGLVIWEAQAMGVPVVAVGAEGTLEGVEDGKTGYLVPPKDAKALAEKALELLRDEEKRQRFSLQARAWAMERSAERIAEKIVAVYDEANEILRAEPKRLIFPFPRLPLAKEDD; translated from the coding sequence ATGCGCCTCTACCGCGTAGGCCTCTTCACCGATGTGTACTTCCCCAACCCCAACGGGGTCACCACCAGCGTCTACCTCCTCCTGCGGGAGCTCAGGCGCATGGGGCACGAGGCCTGGGTCCTGGCCCCCGCCCACCCGGAGGCGCCAGAGAACGAGGAGGGCGTGGTGCGGGTGCCCTCGGTGGCCTACCCCTTTTACGAGGGGCAGCAGATCGCCCTGCCCTCGGCCCGCTACCTGCCCACGGACTTTGAGATCGTCCACACCCACACCCCCCTCACCCTGGGGGTCTGGGGCCTGAGGCTGGCCCGCAACAAGGGTCTGCCCCATGTCTCCACCTTCCACACCCACTACGAGAAGTACGCCCACTACGTGCCCGGGCTGGCCTTCCTGGACCGGTACACCGGCATCATTCCCCGCCTGGCCAAGGCCTTTTACAACCGGGTGGAGGTGGTCATCACCCCCACGGAACCCGTGAAGCGCCTGGCGGAAAGCTACGGGATAGAAAGGCCCATCCGGGTCATCCCCACCGGGATTGACAACCGCCTCCTGGAGGAGGCACCCCTGCCCTCCCCTTCCCCCTGGCCCGAGGGGAAAAGGCGGCTCATCACCGTGGGCCGCTTAGGGAAGGAGAAGAGCTTTGACGTGGTCCTCGAGGCCGTGGCGGAGATGGCCAAGGAGGCCGAGGTCTTCCTGGTGCACATTGGGGAAGGACCGGAGCTCCCCCACCTCCAGGCCCTGGCCCACAGGCTCGGCATCGCCGACCGGGTGCGCTTCCTGGGGCCCGTGCCCTACCGCAAGATCGGCGGCTACTACCGCCTGGCCGAACTCTTCGTCTTCGCCAGCGAGACGGAAACCCAGGGCCTGGTCATCTGGGAAGCCCAGGCCATGGGGGTGCCCGTGGTGGCCGTGGGGGCCGAAGGCACCCTGGAGGGGGTGGAGGACGGGAAGACCGGGTACCTGGTGCCGCCAAAAGACGCCAAGGCCCTGGCGGAAAAGGCCCTGGAGCTCCTTCGGGACGAGGAAAAGCGCCAGCGCTTCAGCCTCCAGGCCCGGGCCTGGGCCATGGAGCGCTCGGCGGAGCGCATCGCGGAAAAGATTGTGGCCGTCTACGACGAGGCCAACGAGATCCTCCGCGCCGAGCCCAAGAGGCTCATCTTTCCCTTTCCCCGCCTCCCCCTCGCCAAGGAAGACGACTAA
- a CDS encoding lipid-A-disaccharide synthase-related protein produces the protein MKPVLFVSNGPTEDAIGARIAQGLPRVVWALPLVGEGRVYEKVAERILGPRKEMPSGGFLFGSWKNFLADLQAGFLSMTLQQWRAALTIPKPAAVVVVGDAYALTVGVLAARGAPLYHVNPLVSAHYLEGLSSPLELLLDWGGSDFTPYERLLHRRARAVFVRDEKSLNRLRSLGIRHAYWYGSFAMDLLPPPERDLGFVGPDPLLALLPGTRGDETFSLPLMLEASRYLPLVPAVAWPKAWEALPSLPGWQKTFWDGETLKLERQGHTVWVLRRAFSAILHRAKLAFATAGTATEQAAGLGIPIVAFPTPGPQYTRAFARRQKRLLGEALHLVEADPYRVAGQGLILLQAPELYQRSSEAGKARIGPPGGIQGTREHIRKELEEASQ, from the coding sequence GTGAAGCCCGTTCTCTTTGTTTCCAACGGTCCTACGGAAGATGCCATAGGCGCCCGCATCGCCCAAGGTCTCCCCAGGGTGGTTTGGGCTTTACCCTTGGTAGGAGAGGGCAGGGTTTACGAAAAGGTGGCGGAGCGCATCCTCGGACCCCGTAAGGAAATGCCCTCAGGGGGATTTCTTTTCGGAAGCTGGAAAAACTTCCTTGCCGATCTCCAAGCAGGCTTCCTCAGCATGACTCTCCAGCAATGGCGTGCGGCTCTCACGATACCCAAACCCGCCGCAGTCGTGGTTGTGGGGGATGCCTATGCGCTTACCGTAGGGGTCTTGGCCGCTCGGGGAGCGCCCCTGTACCACGTGAACCCCCTCGTTTCCGCCCACTACCTCGAGGGCCTTTCATCCCCCCTAGAGCTCCTCCTAGACTGGGGAGGAAGCGACTTCACCCCCTATGAAAGGCTTCTCCACCGCAGGGCCAGGGCCGTCTTCGTAAGGGATGAAAAAAGCCTCAACCGCCTGAGGTCCTTGGGGATACGCCACGCCTACTGGTACGGAAGCTTCGCCATGGACCTCCTGCCCCCGCCCGAACGCGATCTAGGCTTCGTAGGGCCAGACCCCCTCCTAGCCCTCCTGCCAGGGACGCGGGGGGACGAGACCTTTAGCCTACCCCTCATGCTGGAAGCGAGCCGGTACTTGCCTCTGGTTCCGGCAGTAGCTTGGCCCAAGGCATGGGAAGCCTTGCCGTCCCTTCCCGGCTGGCAGAAGACCTTTTGGGACGGGGAAACCCTTAAGCTGGAGCGCCAAGGCCACACCGTCTGGGTCCTCCGCCGAGCCTTTTCAGCCATACTCCATCGGGCCAAGCTGGCCTTCGCCACGGCCGGCACGGCAACCGAGCAGGCAGCGGGCCTTGGCATTCCCATCGTGGCCTTCCCCACCCCAGGCCCCCAGTACACCAGGGCCTTCGCCCGCAGACAGAAGCGCCTTTTGGGGGAGGCGTTGCACTTGGTGGAAGCCGATCCCTACCGCGTAGCTGGCCAGGGGCTAATCCTTCTTCAGGCTCCGGAGCTTTACCAGCGCTCCAGCGAGGCTGGAAAGGCCCGAATAGGGCCACCCGGAGGCATCCAGGGCACCAGGGAACACATCCGCAAGGAGCTGGAGGAAGCGTCCCAGTAG
- a CDS encoding pyroglutamyl-peptidase I codes for MVLVTGFEPFGGLPHNPSEALLALLPEAIGGKRLRRALLPVDTARVKEALEALLEEGPEAVLHLGLAEGRPLLSLERLAVNLLDFERPDNAGNVVEDVPIVPNAPLALPARFPVKAVLKRWREAGIPARQSLSAGSYLCNQAFYLSLFHLPEEVPVGFIHLPPDETLALSKPGPYVPLEVQARAVLLALEVL; via the coding sequence ATGGTCCTGGTCACCGGCTTTGAACCCTTCGGGGGCCTACCCCACAACCCCTCGGAGGCCCTCCTCGCCCTCCTACCGGAGGCCATCGGCGGCAAGCGCCTCCGGAGGGCCCTTCTCCCCGTGGACACCGCCAGGGTAAAGGAGGCCCTCGAGGCCCTCCTGGAGGAAGGCCCGGAGGCCGTCCTACACCTGGGCCTGGCGGAAGGGCGGCCCCTCCTCTCCCTGGAAAGGCTCGCGGTGAACCTCCTGGACTTTGAGCGCCCGGACAACGCCGGAAACGTCGTGGAAGACGTCCCCATCGTCCCCAACGCCCCTTTAGCCCTCCCGGCCCGCTTCCCCGTGAAGGCGGTCTTAAAGCGCTGGCGGGAAGCGGGCATTCCCGCCAGGCAAAGCCTCTCCGCCGGGAGCTACCTCTGCAACCAGGCCTTCTACCTTTCCCTCTTCCACCTGCCTGAAGAGGTCCCGGTGGGCTTCATCCACCTCCCCCCCGACGAGACCCTGGCCCTAAGCAAGCCCGGGCCTTACGTGCCCCTCGAGGTCCAGGCCCGGGCCGTCCTCCTCGCCCTGGAGGTCTTGTGA
- a CDS encoding DegV family protein, whose product MDLGLVTDSASDLSPKVLQDQAVGLVPVYVHVGGRRYKDWQELTPDALYQAMRAGAEPVTEPPSVEDFAEVYERYLQVYDRLLSLHVSGELSKTVERAREAALKVAPTRIRVVDSGMVSAGLGAMVLRAVEMLKGGAEEEEVVREMERMKRSSLYFSVADLSHLARNGRLPRFGEVVGNLLGLRPILRIEKGHIRFLKVARESAVPEALARLVLEGFRGRAARIAIAHTDAKGEWIEGLKRALEGALRLERGRITRSGAAIAANVGLGSLAVHAYALE is encoded by the coding sequence GTGGACCTAGGTCTTGTGACCGACTCTGCCTCGGACCTCTCCCCCAAAGTGCTCCAGGACCAAGCCGTAGGCCTGGTGCCGGTCTATGTGCATGTGGGGGGCAGGAGGTACAAGGACTGGCAAGAGCTCACCCCGGACGCCCTCTACCAGGCCATGCGGGCGGGGGCCGAGCCCGTAACCGAGCCCCCCAGTGTGGAGGACTTCGCCGAGGTGTACGAGCGGTACCTTCAGGTGTACGACCGCCTCCTCTCCCTCCACGTCTCCGGGGAGCTTTCCAAGACCGTGGAGCGGGCCCGGGAGGCGGCCTTGAAGGTGGCCCCCACCCGCATCCGGGTGGTGGACTCGGGGATGGTCTCCGCCGGGCTTGGGGCCATGGTCCTGAGGGCGGTGGAGATGCTTAAGGGGGGCGCGGAGGAGGAAGAGGTGGTGCGGGAGATGGAGAGGATGAAGCGCTCCAGCCTCTACTTCAGCGTGGCCGACCTCTCCCACCTGGCCCGAAACGGCCGCCTTCCCCGCTTCGGCGAGGTGGTGGGGAACCTCCTGGGCCTCCGGCCCATCCTGCGCATAGAGAAGGGGCACATCCGCTTCCTCAAGGTGGCCCGGGAGAGCGCCGTCCCCGAGGCGCTCGCCCGGCTGGTCCTGGAGGGGTTCAGGGGCCGCGCCGCCCGCATCGCCATCGCCCACACCGACGCCAAGGGCGAGTGGATTGAGGGCCTGAAGCGCGCTCTAGAGGGGGCGTTACGCCTGGAGCGGGGCCGCATCACCCGCTCGGGGGCCGCCATCGCCGCCAACGTGGGCCTCGGGTCTTTGGCCGTGCACGCCTACGCTTTAGAATAG